One Algibacter sp. L3A6 genomic region harbors:
- a CDS encoding potassium channel family protein, giving the protein MNPLIRIFRTKIYTAVFLLVLILLVGVFGYMMISDYTAIDALYMTVITITTVGFGEVVPLDNNSKIFTIFLILTSIVIVGYALSTITEYILSKDHIEELKQKKMQKKIDTFANHVIICGYGRNGKQAAVKLAAHNRSYVIVEKNKEMIEKLELDGAPYVIGNANEDETLVQAGVDRASCFISALPSDADNLFVVLSARQINPKINIISRASQESSYSKLKFAGANNVILPDKIGGDHMASLVVVPGLMEFIDNLSIVGKSNINIEEVAVEKLHSNNIVKTIRDLDLRRKTGCTVIGYKDENGEYIVNPEAELELAKNSKIIVLGRPEQIEALNTEYNIEQ; this is encoded by the coding sequence ATGAATCCATTAATAAGAATTTTTAGAACTAAAATATATACAGCCGTATTTTTGCTGGTTCTTATTCTACTCGTTGGCGTGTTTGGCTACATGATGATATCGGATTATACCGCTATCGATGCCCTTTACATGACGGTTATTACCATAACTACGGTCGGTTTTGGAGAAGTTGTACCGCTCGATAATAATTCCAAAATATTTACTATTTTTTTAATTTTAACTAGTATTGTAATTGTTGGTTACGCTTTATCTACCATTACCGAGTATATTTTAAGCAAAGACCACATTGAAGAATTAAAACAGAAAAAGATGCAAAAGAAAATTGATACGTTTGCCAATCATGTTATTATTTGCGGTTACGGTAGAAATGGAAAACAGGCAGCTGTAAAATTGGCTGCGCACAACCGATCTTATGTTATTGTTGAGAAGAACAAAGAAATGATTGAGAAGTTGGAGTTAGACGGCGCACCTTATGTTATAGGTAACGCTAATGAAGATGAAACGCTTGTGCAGGCTGGTGTAGATCGAGCAAGTTGTTTTATATCTGCTTTACCAAGTGATGCTGATAATCTATTTGTAGTGCTTTCAGCTAGACAAATTAACCCAAAAATTAATATAATAAGTCGTGCATCTCAAGAGTCATCTTATAGTAAGTTGAAGTTTGCAGGAGCCAATAATGTTATTTTACCAGATAAAATTGGTGGAGATCATATGGCATCTTTAGTTGTTGTTCCAGGACTTATGGAGTTTATTGATAACTTATCTATTGTCGGTAAATCGAATATAAATATAGAAGAAGTAGCTGTAGAAAAATTACATAGTAATAATATAGTTAAAACCATTCGCGATTTAGATTTACGCCGAAAAACGGGTTGTACCGTAATTGGTTATAAAGATGAAAACGGAGAATATATTGTTAACCCAGAAGCAGAATTAGAACTGGCGAAAAATTCTAAAATTATTGTTTTGGGACGTCCAGAACAAATTGAAGCATTAAATACAGAGTATAATATAGAGCAGTAA
- a CDS encoding PspC domain-containing protein, which translates to MNNIYKPLLFFQKHGYYVCQRIADRFGIRAKVVRTSFMYVTFVTVGFGFALYLFLAFWMRIKDLIYTKRSSVFDL; encoded by the coding sequence ATGAACAATATCTATAAACCCTTATTGTTTTTTCAGAAGCATGGTTATTACGTGTGTCAACGTATTGCCGATCGTTTTGGTATTCGCGCTAAAGTGGTGCGTACCTCTTTTATGTATGTAACGTTTGTAACGGTTGGTTTTGGCTTTGCTTTGTATTTATTTCTTGCTTTTTGGATGCGTATAAAAGATTTAATTTACACAAAACGCTCTTCGGTTTTTGACCTATAA
- a CDS encoding DUF2851 family protein yields the protein MQEDFLHYIWKFKKFQTQSLKTEANQAITITSVGQHNFNSGPDFFNAKLTIGEQLWAGNVEIHIKSSDWYLHNHEQDPAYDGVILHVVWEHDTEIFRKDNTPIPTLVLRDYIDFTLLNNYKKLFAKQNTWINCENDFVNTDDFVLTNWLERLYFERLERKAGAIELLLQESKNDWEAVLFKMLAKNFGLKVNGYAFLSLAQSVDFSVVRKSQSNLQSLEALLFGQANLLSESVEDAYYISLSKEYSFLKQKFQLKENQVLPLQFFRLRPPNFPTIRLSQFANLYHEHQNLFSKVIELDKLEDFYKLFNVSTSEFWKTHYTFQKSSKSSTKAITKAFTDLLLINTILPLKFCYAKQKGQDIDRSILKIASEINSEKNSIIDAFNKLKKVSKSAFQSQSLIQLKTEYCDKNKCLQCAVGNSLLTK from the coding sequence ATGCAAGAAGATTTTCTACACTACATCTGGAAATTCAAGAAATTTCAAACTCAAAGTTTAAAAACAGAAGCAAATCAAGCTATAACTATTACTTCTGTAGGGCAACATAACTTTAATTCTGGTCCCGATTTTTTTAATGCAAAACTTACTATTGGCGAGCAACTTTGGGCGGGTAATGTGGAAATTCATATAAAATCATCCGATTGGTATTTGCACAATCATGAACAAGATCCAGCTTACGATGGTGTTATTCTACACGTAGTTTGGGAGCATGATACCGAGATTTTTAGAAAAGATAATACGCCTATTCCAACATTAGTGTTGCGCGATTATATTGATTTTACGCTTTTAAACAATTATAAAAAGCTTTTTGCAAAACAAAACACATGGATTAATTGTGAAAATGATTTTGTAAATACCGACGATTTTGTTTTAACCAATTGGCTAGAGCGCTTGTATTTTGAAAGGCTAGAACGAAAAGCAGGAGCTATTGAATTGCTTTTGCAAGAATCTAAAAACGATTGGGAAGCCGTACTTTTTAAAATGCTTGCCAAAAACTTTGGGCTAAAAGTAAATGGATATGCTTTTTTAAGTTTGGCGCAATCGGTCGATTTTTCGGTGGTTAGAAAATCACAATCTAATTTGCAAAGTTTAGAAGCCTTACTGTTTGGACAAGCTAATTTATTGTCAGAATCTGTGGAAGATGCTTACTATATAAGTTTATCAAAAGAATACAGTTTTTTAAAACAGAAGTTTCAGCTTAAAGAAAATCAAGTATTGCCATTACAGTTTTTTAGATTACGGCCACCAAATTTTCCAACCATACGACTGTCTCAATTCGCAAATTTATATCACGAGCATCAAAATCTATTCTCTAAAGTAATCGAGCTCGATAAGCTCGAAGATTTCTATAAACTCTTTAATGTGTCAACTTCCGAGTTTTGGAAAACACATTATACGTTTCAAAAATCATCTAAATCTTCAACAAAAGCCATTACAAAAGCATTCACAGATTTATTGTTAATAAACACGATTCTTCCTTTAAAATTTTGTTATGCTAAACAAAAAGGGCAAGATATAGATCGCTCCATTTTAAAGATAGCTTCAGAAATCAATTCAGAAAAAAATAGTATCATCGATGCTTTTAATAAACTAAAAAAAGTGTCTAAATCGGCCTTTCAATCACAATCGCTTATTCAATTAAAAACAGAGTACTGCGATAAAAATAAATGTTTACAATGTGCCGTTGGAAATTCACTTTTAACTAAATAG
- a CDS encoding DUF2721 domain-containing protein, with protein MEQLTLTTPALLFSAISLIMLAYTNRFLAYAATIRNLHDRYTEKKDSVLMAQIQNIKKRLYLTRSMQIFGISSLLLCVVTMFLIYIQQNAIAVWVFGLALLLLIASLSLLIIEIQISVKALEHHISDIENNK; from the coding sequence ATGGAACAACTTACGCTTACTACTCCTGCTCTTTTATTTTCGGCTATTTCCTTAATTATGTTAGCATATACCAACAGGTTTTTAGCTTACGCCGCAACTATTAGAAATCTACATGATAGGTATACTGAGAAAAAAGATAGTGTATTAATGGCACAAATACAGAACATAAAAAAGCGTTTGTATTTAACGCGAAGTATGCAAATTTTCGGTATTTCGAGTTTACTATTATGCGTAGTGACTATGTTTTTAATTTACATACAACAAAATGCAATTGCTGTTTGGGTGTTTGGCTTGGCGCTACTTTTGTTAATCGCTTCGTTATCGCTTTTAATTATTGAAATTCAAATTTCAGTTAAAGCTTTAGAGCACCATATTAGTGATATTGAAAATAATAAGTAA
- a CDS encoding ABC transporter permease has product MNYEFFLAKRIIGSKAYKSSVSAPIIKIGIAAIAIGIVVMMIAIATGIGLQQKIRDKVVAFNGHVTISNFDSNNSQESIVPISKNQEFYPEFKEVDGIKHVQAVATKFGIIRTETDFEGAVFKGVGQDFDWSYFQEFLVEGKLPSFTKKWSEEVLISQYLADRLGFKVGEKFQMVFAKDDTEKAPNIISFQIVGIYNSGFQELDQQYLLGNIRHIQRINNWEEDQIGNFEVFISDYSQLDRKGIEIYQNTPSTLNTITVSNKYSSIFEWIKIFDKNIYGIIGIMILVAGINMITALLVLILERTQMIGILKALGSNNWSIRKLFLYNASYLILLGLFWGNLLGLGLLFAQKYFKLFPLDPSVYYVSEAPVYISLGYIVALNVGTLILCLLMLLIPSYIITKISPVKAIRFQ; this is encoded by the coding sequence TTGAATTACGAGTTTTTTTTAGCCAAACGCATTATTGGTAGTAAAGCGTATAAAAGTAGTGTATCGGCACCAATAATAAAAATTGGTATTGCCGCTATTGCTATTGGTATTGTGGTCATGATGATTGCCATTGCTACAGGTATTGGTTTGCAACAAAAAATTCGTGATAAAGTGGTCGCTTTCAATGGGCATGTTACCATTAGTAATTTCGATAGTAATAACTCACAAGAAAGTATCGTGCCAATCTCTAAAAATCAGGAGTTTTATCCAGAGTTTAAAGAGGTTGATGGTATAAAGCACGTACAAGCCGTAGCAACAAAATTCGGAATTATTAGAACAGAAACCGATTTCGAAGGGGCCGTGTTTAAAGGTGTCGGTCAAGATTTCGATTGGAGTTACTTTCAAGAATTTCTTGTAGAAGGCAAACTACCAAGCTTTACCAAAAAATGGAGCGAAGAGGTTTTAATTTCGCAATATTTAGCCGATAGGCTAGGTTTTAAGGTTGGTGAAAAATTTCAAATGGTATTTGCAAAAGACGATACCGAAAAAGCACCAAACATTATATCATTTCAAATTGTAGGTATTTATAATTCCGGTTTTCAGGAATTAGATCAACAATATTTATTAGGGAACATTCGCCATATACAACGTATTAATAATTGGGAAGAAGATCAAATAGGGAACTTCGAAGTTTTTATTTCCGATTATTCGCAACTTGATAGAAAAGGTATCGAAATTTACCAAAACACACCGTCTACACTCAACACGATTACCGTAAGTAATAAGTACAGTTCCATTTTTGAGTGGATAAAAATATTCGATAAAAATATTTACGGCATTATTGGGATCATGATTCTCGTAGCAGGTATAAACATGATTACTGCACTACTCGTTTTAATACTCGAACGTACGCAAATGATAGGGATTTTAAAAGCCCTAGGAAGTAACAATTGGAGCATCCGTAAACTTTTTCTATACAATGCATCCTACCTTATTTTACTAGGTTTATTTTGGGGTAACTTGCTCGGTTTAGGGCTGCTCTTTGCGCAAAAATATTTCAAACTATTTCCGCTAGATCCAAGTGTGTATTACGTTTCCGAAGCCCCAGTATATATAAGTTTAGGTTATATAGTTGCGCTAAATGTAGGGACACTAATTCTGTGTTTACTTATGCTTTTAATACCCTCGTATATTATTACAAAAATATCTCCAGTAAAAGCCATTAGGTTCCAGTAA
- a CDS encoding exo-beta-N-acetylmuramidase NamZ domain-containing protein: MLLNVFKNTVLLFVLVMISCGNVTKSKSENLTLLDKERPKQTETKKSITVGANQTALYLPTLEGKRVGIVANQTSVIFKGDTNTHLVDSLLALNVDIKTVFAPEHGFRGTADAGEVIKDGVDIKTNLPIVSLYGKNKKPSVEQLKNLDLVVFDIQDVGARFYTYISSLHYVMEACAEQNIPVLILDRPNPNGHYFDGPVLETAHKSFVGMHPIPTVHGMTIGEYANMINGEKWLNQGITCDLQVIPVKNYNHNLEYSLPIKPSPNLPNDKSINLYPSLCFFEGTNVSAGRGTETQFQIFGSPFLNKTQFSFQFTPQPNHGAKHPKYENKLCYGENLTTAENLNALNLNWLIKAYNNTGNKTEFFNSFFTKLAGTKKLQQQIESGLSANEIKATWKTGLDAFAKTRSKYLMYE; this comes from the coding sequence ATGCTATTAAATGTTTTCAAAAATACTGTTTTATTATTTGTTTTAGTAATGATTTCTTGTGGGAATGTCACGAAATCGAAGTCGGAAAACTTAACGCTTTTAGATAAGGAGCGTCCAAAACAAACTGAAACAAAAAAAAGCATCACTGTTGGTGCCAACCAAACGGCTCTTTATTTACCTACACTAGAAGGCAAACGTGTTGGTATTGTAGCCAACCAAACTAGTGTTATTTTTAAAGGAGACACCAATACACATTTAGTAGATTCCCTACTTGCCTTAAACGTTGATATTAAAACGGTTTTCGCACCAGAACATGGATTTAGAGGTACGGCAGACGCTGGCGAAGTTATTAAAGATGGTGTAGATATAAAAACCAACTTGCCTATAGTTTCCCTTTACGGAAAAAACAAAAAACCTTCGGTGGAGCAATTGAAAAACTTAGATTTGGTTGTTTTTGACATTCAAGATGTTGGTGCTCGTTTTTACACTTACATTTCGAGTTTACATTATGTAATGGAAGCTTGTGCCGAGCAGAATATTCCTGTTTTAATTTTAGATAGACCGAACCCTAACGGGCATTATTTTGATGGTCCTGTTTTAGAAACAGCTCATAAAAGTTTTGTGGGCATGCACCCTATACCAACTGTGCATGGCATGACGATTGGAGAATATGCAAACATGATTAATGGTGAAAAATGGCTAAACCAAGGTATCACTTGTGATTTACAGGTTATTCCTGTGAAAAACTATAACCATAACCTAGAATATAGCTTACCTATAAAACCTAGCCCGAATTTACCAAACGACAAATCGATAAACCTTTACCCTAGCCTTTGCTTTTTTGAAGGCACAAACGTAAGTGCTGGTCGTGGAACGGAAACGCAATTTCAGATTTTTGGGAGTCCGTTTTTAAATAAAACTCAGTTTTCTTTTCAGTTTACACCACAACCCAATCATGGTGCTAAGCATCCAAAATATGAAAACAAATTATGTTATGGTGAAAACTTAACTACAGCCGAAAACCTAAATGCTCTTAATTTAAATTGGCTGATAAAAGCTTACAACAACACCGGAAATAAAACAGAATTCTTCAATTCGTTTTTCACGAAACTAGCCGGAACAAAAAAATTACAACAACAAATTGAATCTGGATTAAGTGCCAATGAGATTAAAGCAACTTGGAAAACAGGCTTAGATGCCTTTGCTAAAACACGCTCAAAGTATTTAATGTACGAGTAA
- a CDS encoding glycerophosphodiester phosphodiesterase family protein, whose product MKHCKIDIQGHRGCRGLLPENSMPAFLKALELGVDTLELDVAVSKDKIVVVSHEPYMNSVICLSPNGDAILDEDAKKYNLYQMTLADIQQFDCGSKYHSKFPNQEKVKTYKPSLSEVLKETKKINPAIKFNIEIKSDPEYYDVFTPKPKEFVALVLNVLTENNACNETNLQSFDLQILEEIKIQSPKMEVALLVEDDEIILEKLNEMSYLPAIISPYYKLINKETVSDLKNRGFKVIPWTVNTEQDMQLMIDYNVNGIITDYPDRLITVLK is encoded by the coding sequence TTGAAACATTGTAAGATTGATATTCAAGGGCATCGTGGTTGTCGCGGTTTGTTACCTGAAAACAGTATGCCGGCATTTTTAAAGGCATTGGAATTGGGTGTGGATACTTTAGAGTTGGATGTGGCAGTTTCTAAAGATAAAATAGTTGTTGTTAGCCATGAACCTTATATGAATTCTGTGATTTGTTTAAGTCCTAATGGTGACGCTATTTTAGATGAAGATGCAAAGAAGTATAATTTGTATCAAATGACTTTAGCCGATATTCAACAATTTGATTGTGGTTCTAAATATCATTCTAAATTCCCAAATCAGGAAAAAGTAAAAACATACAAGCCATCTTTATCTGAGGTTTTAAAAGAAACTAAAAAAATAAATCCAGCAATAAAATTCAATATTGAAATAAAATCAGATCCGGAGTATTATGATGTTTTTACTCCAAAGCCTAAAGAATTTGTAGCATTAGTTTTAAATGTTCTAACTGAAAACAACGCTTGTAACGAAACCAATTTGCAAAGTTTCGATTTACAGATTTTAGAAGAAATAAAAATTCAATCTCCTAAAATGGAGGTTGCCCTTTTGGTAGAGGACGATGAGATTATTTTAGAGAAACTTAATGAAATGAGTTATTTGCCAGCTATTATAAGTCCCTATTACAAGTTGATAAATAAAGAAACAGTTAGTGATCTAAAAAATAGAGGTTTTAAAGTGATACCATGGACGGTTAACACCGAACAAGATATGCAGCTTATGATAGACTATAACGTAAACGGGATTATTACCGATTACCCAGATAGACTCATTACTGTTTTAAAATAA
- a CDS encoding sterol desaturase family protein, with product MQTFLNYFETIPSSHRSIILVGGLAFFWLLEGAVPLFKFNYKKWEHAAPNIFFTLTTVVINFALAFLLLNSADWVMANDFGILNWLPEMPLWLYIILGVFLMDFFGAYLAHFVEHKVPMLWMVHLVHHSDHKVDTTTANRHHPLESIIRFMFTLLGVFVIGAPIGIVMLYQSMSLVATQFTHANIKLSKSVDKIMSYVLVSPDMHKVHHHYMLPYTDSNYGNIFSVWDRLLGTYMDFDREKLIYGVDVFPDEKANGNIKELLKQPFKKYDRPTIISDKD from the coding sequence TTGCAAACATTTCTAAACTATTTCGAGACTATACCATCATCACACCGTAGTATAATTTTAGTTGGAGGCTTGGCCTTTTTCTGGCTTTTAGAAGGTGCGGTACCATTATTTAAATTCAATTATAAAAAGTGGGAGCATGCAGCTCCAAATATCTTTTTTACTTTAACTACAGTCGTTATTAATTTTGCGTTAGCTTTTTTACTACTTAACTCAGCAGATTGGGTAATGGCTAACGATTTTGGGATTTTAAACTGGTTACCAGAAATGCCACTATGGTTGTACATTATTCTAGGTGTATTTCTAATGGACTTTTTTGGAGCCTATTTAGCGCATTTTGTAGAGCATAAAGTGCCTATGTTATGGATGGTGCATTTGGTTCATCATTCCGATCATAAAGTCGATACAACTACGGCCAATAGACACCATCCTTTGGAAAGTATTATTCGTTTTATGTTCACACTATTAGGTGTTTTTGTTATTGGAGCTCCAATTGGTATTGTTATGCTATATCAATCAATGTCTTTGGTGGCTACGCAGTTTACACATGCTAATATTAAGTTATCAAAAAGTGTCGATAAAATAATGAGTTATGTATTGGTGTCGCCCGATATGCATAAGGTACACCACCACTATATGTTGCCTTATACGGACTCTAATTACGGAAATATATTTTCAGTTTGGGATAGACTGCTTGGTACTTATATGGATTTTGATCGTGAGAAGTTAATTTATGGCGTTGATGTTTTTCCAGATGAAAAAGCTAACGGAAACATAAAAGAACTCTTAAAACAGCCTTTTAAGAAATACGATAGACCAACTATAATTTCTGATAAAGATTAA
- a CDS encoding YkgJ family cysteine cluster protein, which translates to MQDIINNLPKQAKDKHNENKKFFTKLKKKPPKNLDYVMQDLHEQEFKRTDCLECANCCKTTGPLFTDKDVDRIAKHFRMKTQQFISQFLRVDDENDYVLQSVPCTFLDADNYCSIYDVRPKACREFPHTDRSKFQQISHLTLKNVAICPAAFNIVEEMKKRIKV; encoded by the coding sequence ATGCAAGACATTATTAATAATCTTCCAAAGCAGGCCAAAGATAAGCATAACGAGAATAAAAAATTCTTCACAAAGCTAAAAAAGAAGCCGCCCAAAAATTTAGATTACGTTATGCAAGATTTGCATGAACAAGAGTTTAAACGTACCGATTGTTTGGAGTGTGCTAACTGTTGTAAAACCACTGGGCCGCTATTTACAGATAAAGATGTAGATAGAATTGCTAAACATTTTAGAATGAAAACACAGCAATTTATATCGCAATTTTTGCGTGTAGATGATGAGAATGATTATGTTTTACAAAGTGTACCGTGTACCTTTTTAGATGCCGATAATTATTGCTCTATTTACGATGTGCGTCCAAAAGCGTGCCGTGAGTTTCCACATACAGATAGAAGTAAGTTTCAACAAATTTCGCATCTTACTTTAAAAAACGTGGCTATTTGTCCGGCTGCATTTAATATTGTAGAAGAAATGAAAAAGCGCATTAAGGTTTAG
- a CDS encoding class I SAM-dependent methyltransferase: protein MKDLFGQALLDYQNGNYTEDIITSTSISDDDALPIPYLFRQFEEMPKLEQKALKLAKGDILDVGCGSGSHSLYLQENNKKVKAIDVSKGAIEVAKLRGVVNAEIKNILDETETFDTILLLMNGTGIFQELSQVSKYLTHLKGLLHPGGQILMDSSDIKYMYQDEDGGYWMDTNSNYYGELDYFLSYKNEEEIPMKWLYLDFETLKLACETVGLKCGIIKEGEHFDYLAQLTHFE from the coding sequence ATGAAAGACCTTTTCGGACAAGCCTTATTAGATTACCAAAACGGAAACTATACTGAAGATATTATAACATCTACAAGTATTTCTGATGATGATGCCTTGCCAATTCCTTATCTATTTCGCCAATTCGAAGAGATGCCGAAGCTAGAGCAAAAAGCTTTAAAACTAGCAAAAGGTGACATTTTAGATGTTGGTTGTGGCTCAGGAAGCCATAGTTTGTATTTACAAGAAAACAATAAAAAAGTTAAAGCTATCGACGTTTCTAAAGGCGCCATTGAAGTTGCTAAACTTCGTGGTGTTGTAAATGCTGAAATAAAAAATATTTTAGATGAAACAGAAACGTTTGATACCATTTTATTATTAATGAATGGTACCGGAATTTTTCAAGAATTATCTCAAGTTTCAAAATACTTAACTCACCTAAAAGGGTTGCTTCATCCTGGCGGACAAATTTTAATGGATTCATCGGATATCAAATACATGTATCAAGATGAAGATGGCGGTTATTGGATGGATACTAACTCGAACTACTATGGTGAGTTAGATTATTTTTTATCTTATAAAAACGAAGAAGAAATCCCAATGAAATGGTTATATCTAGATTTTGAAACTTTAAAATTGGCTTGTGAAACGGTTGGTCTTAAATGCGGCATTATAAAGGAAGGTGAACATTTCGATTATTTGGCGCAATTGACGCATTTTGAATAG
- a CDS encoding TonB-dependent receptor produces MRKHINRILTVATTCIATLGYAQSKQNDTLNTGVIDVVKPYAPSISDAFKVKESPTLDDATTETKKEIKYNIFSFPVASTFTPSKGKAAVVEKAKPVKLFDNYATLGVGSYTTILGEVYLNHAISRNESVGGYVSHHSSGGNIEGVEFDDGFSDSKINVNYASRMRDMAWNVEGGFQYSNYNWYGVPDSQVVFAQDDNINVGHAFYNAHVGGDISFEDTYINSGSVLFRRFADNQSSGENRFIAKGKVDVPVNGEEISTEVKIDYLGGGFSNLYSGLESIDYGNFQVGIMPSYQLIRDDLTLNLGVSAYYLNDTESGSNNFYIYPNITATYRVVSDVVIAYGGIQGDLEQNSYYDFATENPFVSPTLFITPTDKQYNAYVGLKGKLSSTMSYNVNGSYASTQNKALFLSNEITRSFEDYTYGNSFGVVYDDINTFGVSGEINVDINRNFNLGLKAEYFSYSSDTEAEAWNLPDVKGSMFLDYQINQNWFAGANLFYTGERKDQFLLTTSTPETITLDSYFDANAHVGYHVTEQISVFAKANNIANNNYERWQNTPVQAIQFLAGATFKFDF; encoded by the coding sequence ATGCGTAAGCACATCAATAGAATATTAACCGTTGCAACAACATGTATAGCAACACTTGGGTATGCACAAAGCAAACAGAATGATACTTTAAATACAGGTGTTATAGACGTTGTTAAACCATACGCGCCATCAATTTCAGATGCGTTTAAAGTAAAAGAATCACCAACTTTAGACGATGCGACTACCGAAACTAAAAAAGAAATTAAATACAACATTTTTTCTTTTCCAGTAGCGTCAACCTTTACACCTTCAAAAGGAAAGGCGGCAGTTGTAGAAAAAGCAAAACCCGTAAAATTGTTTGATAATTACGCAACACTTGGTGTGGGTAGTTATACTACTATTTTAGGTGAAGTATATTTAAATCATGCCATAAGCCGAAACGAAAGTGTTGGTGGTTATGTAAGTCATCATTCTTCTGGAGGAAATATCGAAGGTGTAGAATTTGATGATGGATTTTCAGATTCAAAAATAAACGTGAATTATGCGAGTCGTATGCGCGATATGGCTTGGAATGTAGAAGGAGGTTTTCAATACTCAAACTACAATTGGTATGGTGTTCCAGACTCTCAAGTGGTTTTTGCACAAGACGATAATATAAATGTCGGTCACGCATTTTATAATGCACATGTAGGAGGAGATATTAGTTTTGAAGATACTTACATTAACTCTGGAAGTGTATTGTTTAGACGTTTTGCTGATAATCAAAGTTCAGGAGAAAATCGTTTTATAGCAAAAGGGAAAGTAGATGTTCCTGTTAATGGAGAAGAGATTTCTACGGAAGTAAAGATTGATTACTTAGGTGGCGGTTTTAGTAACCTATATTCTGGTTTAGAAAGTATCGATTATGGTAATTTTCAGGTTGGTATTATGCCAAGCTATCAACTTATTAGAGACGATTTAACATTAAATCTTGGAGTTTCTGCCTATTATTTAAATGATACAGAAAGCGGATCAAACAACTTCTATATCTATCCAAACATTACAGCAACCTATAGAGTGGTTAGCGATGTGGTAATTGCTTATGGAGGTATTCAAGGTGATTTAGAACAAAATTCTTATTACGATTTTGCTACCGAAAACCCATTTGTTTCTCCAACATTATTCATTACGCCAACAGATAAACAATACAATGCGTATGTTGGTTTAAAAGGAAAACTTTCTAGCACTATGAGTTATAACGTTAACGGAAGTTATGCATCGACCCAAAACAAAGCTTTATTTTTATCTAATGAAATTACCCGCTCTTTTGAGGACTATACCTATGGAAACTCGTTTGGAGTTGTTTACGATGACATTAATACTTTTGGAGTTTCAGGTGAAATAAATGTTGATATTAACCGAAACTTTAACTTAGGTTTAAAAGCCGAATATTTTAGCTATTCTAGCGATACCGAAGCCGAAGCATGGAATTTACCAGATGTAAAAGGATCTATGTTTTTAGATTATCAAATTAATCAAAATTGGTTTGCAGGAGCTAATTTGTTTTACACAGGCGAACGTAAAGATCAATTTTTATTAACAACATCAACACCAGAAACTATTACTTTGGATAGTTATTTTGATGCGAACGCACATGTTGGTTATCATGTAACAGAGCAAATTTCAGTATTTGCAAAAGCAAATAATATAGCCAATAATAATTACGAACGTTGGCAAAATACACCTGTTCAGGCTATTCAGTTTTTAGCAGGAGCAACATTTAAATTTGATTTTTAA